The Paludibacter jiangxiensis DNA segment AAGTGACGGTTTCATTAACATGAGTATGGCGAAGTTCGCCGCAAGTATGCGTTCTAAACATGTGATTCTTTTTTTGTGCAAAAATAGTAAATTATACAGATAAAAATAAACGAACCCCGCTCAATCTTCATTGAAAATTAAGCGGGGCGCTTGTTTGTTATGAATCTTTAATTATTGTTTTACAATATGCTCAGCAGCAACAACAAGCTGATCATACCATTGTTTGCCAAACTTCCTGATTAAAGGTTCTTTGAGATATTGATACAATAATAAGTTCTTCTTTCTTCCATCAACAACAGCGTCTTTGCAAATATGCCATTTATGATAGTTTACGGCTTGAAAAGTAGGGAATTTTTTTGTGCGTATTGGGTATAAATGACACGAAATTGGTTTTCTGAATGTTGTTTTACCCGCGTTGTACAACTGTTCAAGCAAACAACTCCAAATACCATCTTCCCCTTTTGTTGCAAAAACACATTCCGCACCATGAACAATAGAAATCGCCATATCGCCTTCACGGTCAATATAAGCCACACCCTGCTCATTAATAACCTCTTGTGCATCAGGTGTCAGTTGATCCCATATTAATGGCAAAATCTCTTCTATTTGAGCTATTTCATCCAATTCTACGGGAGCACCCTCTTCTCCTTCCACGCAACAAATGCCCTTACATGCTTTCAAATCGCAACAAAAGCACTGATCAAACAGATCCAAACTTATAATTGTATCATCAATCTGCAACATCTTTATACTAAATCTCCAACTTTATTGTTTCTTTTTTGATCTTCCACTATAGCATCCAATACTGCAACTATAGTCATATTTACAATATCCCGAACAGAACTTTCCACATCAAGAATATGAATTGGCTTATTCAATCCCATTTGGATCGGACCGATCATGTCTGCTAATCCCATTTCCAACAACAGCTTACTAGCTGTATTCGCAGAACTTAAATTAGGGAATACCAATGTATTAACATCTCTACCAGCCAATTTATTGAAAGAATATTTTTCATCACGCAGTTTTTTGTTCAGAGCAATATTCACCTGCATTTCTCCATCCACAATCATATCCGGACATTCAGCATGAAGTCGTTTCACTACATTATGTACGCTGGCCGGGCTTCCTGTTTTGTCAATACCAAAGTTAGAATAAGAGATCATTGCCATAACAGGTTGATGGTTAAAGAATTTAACGGCATCATTAGCCAATTTGGCAATATCCACCAGCACGTCTGTATTGGGATGTCTGTTAAATAAGGTATCGGCCATAAAGAAAGTTCCTTTTTTAGTGTTCAGAATATGCATTGCTGCAATATTATGCACACCTTCTCTGATGCCTATCACCTGTTTTGCGGCATTAATACTTTCAGTAAAGTTTGTGTAGGAGCCCGTAATCATCGCATCTGCATCACCGGTTTCTACCATCATCATACCAAAATAATTACGCTCAAACATTTTTTCAAGAGCGTCTGGAAGAGTCATACCATCCCGGCCACACTTTTCAGTAAGCAATGACGCATAACGCGTACGACGTTCTTCTTCCCTGTCATGGCGCAAATTTACTATTTCAATTCCTGCAAGGTCGATATTATTCTCTGCAGCCATCTTCTCTATACGTTCTTCATTCCCGAGCAATATTGGATGACATACACCCTCTGCCTTAGCTAGTTCAGCAGCTTTAAGCACATTCAAAAGGTTAGCTTCTGAAAATACCACTCTTTTCGGACTTTGGCGAGCCATCTCAACAAAATGTCGCAGCATCTTGTTATCCGAACCCATCAGTTCTCGCAACTTATCCTTGTATGCTTCCCAGTCTTCAATTTGAATACGGGCTACACCTGAATCAATTGCAGCTTTGGCTACAGCTGGTGCTACAGTTGTAAGCAACCGGGGATCTAAAGGCTTAGGAATTATGTAAGAGCGACCAAAGCTAAGTTTGCTTAAATTGTACGCAGCGTTAACTACATCAGGAACCGGCTTTTTGGCCAATTCAGCAATAGCGCGCACAGCAGCAACTTTCATTTCTTCATTAATAGTTCTGGATCTCACATCCAAAGCACCCCTAAATATATAAGGAAATCCTAGTACGTTGTTGATTTGATTAGGATAATCAGAACGTCCGGTAGCAAACAGAATATCGCCACGCGAATCCATTGCATCCGCATAGGAAATTTCAGGATTCGGATTAGCCAAAGCAAAGACAATAGGATCTTTAGCCATTGTTCGAACCATTTCTTTACTCAACACGTCAGCAACAGATAATCCTAAGAAAACATCTGATCCATATACCGCATCTGCAAGGGTTTTTAGATCTGTGCGAGAAGTGGCAAATTCTTTTTTCTGATCTGTAAGGTTGCTACGTGTATCACAAATGACACCCTTACTATCAACCATCACAATATTCTCTCTTTTTGCCCCCAGGCAAATATAAAGTCGGGCACAGGAATTTGCTGCTGCACCGGCACCGTTCACAACAATTTTTACTTCTTCAATTTTCTTCCCTACAATCTCAAGCGCATTTAACAATCCTGCTGCCGAAATAATAGCCGTTCCATGCTGATCGTCATGCATGATAGGAATATCAAGCTCTTCTTTTAAGCGGGTTTCTATTTCGAAACATTCAGGAGCCTTGATGTCTTCGAGATTTATACCTCCGAAAGTAGGTGAAATAGCTTTTACAGCCTGAATAAATTTTTCAGGATCTTTTTCGTTGACTTCGATGTCAAAAACGTCAATCCCAGCAAATATTTTGAATAATAAGCCCTTACCTTCCATAACAGGTTTCCCGGCCAATGCTCCAATATCGCCTAATCCTAAAACTGCTGTTCCATTAGAAATTACAGCAACAAGGTTGCCTTTGGCTGTGTAGTCATATGCTGTATCCGGATCTTTTTCGATCTCTAGACAAGGCTCTGCCACACCTGGTGAATAAGCTAAAGATAAATCTGTTTGTGTACTGTAAGGTTTTGTAGGAACCACCTCAATTTTACCGGGTTTGCCTTGTTTATGGTAGTTTAAGGCATCCTCTCTTGTTAGTTTAGCCATGGTGTAGTATTTGATAATGATGTTAATAATTAATCGCAAATTTAGCATTTTATCTCATTAAACCAGAAACCAAACAAGGCTTATTTTCTTCGATATTCAAAAAATAAGCTAAATATTGCGTCAATTTATCACAATTTTCACAACTCCACGAATGAGTGCCAATTAGCTCTTAAATAGCAGCTCATAACAACGTAAGCAATGATCAAATTTAACAAACACAGAATAAGCTGTTAGCATTCTACATGAAAATCAGAATATTCGATAAATATTTCAACGATAATCTTTAGAAAAGAGTGCAGCTAATATGTCACACTTCAATTTTTTTAAGAGTAATTTTATCTATTTTTGCACCATAAATAGATTCCTGACTATGCCACACATTTCAATTATAGCAGCTGTAGCCTCCAACAATGCCATCGGCAAAGATAACGCCCTTCTATGCCATCTTCCCGGCGATTTACAGCGATTTAAACAACTAACCCTTCACCATACCATCATAATGGGGCACAAAACGTTCTTATCGCTTCCCAATGGCGCTTTGCCCAATCGCAAAAACATAGTTTTAAGCAAAACGGTACACGAAATACCAAACTGCATTGTAATGGGGTCTCTCGAAGATGCTTTAGAATCTTGTAAAAATGAGGACGAAGTATTTATTATTGGAGGAGGAATACTTTACAAACAAGCCTTGCCATTAGCCGACCGTCTATATCTTACCCATATCCATGCAAACCTAGAAGGCGATACGTTTTTTCCTATGGTAGATTATAGCCAATGGACAGAAATAACACGAGAAGACTTAAATTCTGGAGAAAAATGCCCGCATTCGTATTCTTTTATCAATTACGAGCGAAGCATAATTAATTGATTATTTGAAGCTTTGTATATTTTGGAGGCGGTTTCGTGTGTCCTGATCAAAAGTGACCAACATTGAATCATCACGAGCTGGCAAACTAACAGATAACAGTCCGTTTCTGTATTTTTCCGTAGGAATTAAATAGTATTGAAATTTACGGTTCAGTGTTCCTTTATATACATAAAACGGGAGATAATCTACTTTTTTAATTTTACAGCTATTCTTCAAAATCGTGATCCTTGCTAATATTCCCCCATTAGAATTACGCCAACGTTGATTCGAGATCATATTTCCTAAGGAATAAAATACAGGGATTTTAGAGCTGTCAGAACGGCTCAACATCTCGAAATTCTGGACTACATGAGGATGTGAACCAATAATAGCATCAACTCCGGCTTTTGTCATAAAACCAGCCAGGCTTTCTTGAAGAGAATTGGATTTCAATTCATATTCATTGCCCCAATGAATGGTCATCACGACAAATTGAGCTCCCCTTTTGCGAGCAGTCTGAATATCGTTTCTTATTTGTACTGTATCAATCAAATTAACAATTTTCGGAGCAGAAACTACATGTCCATTTGTACCAAAAGTACAATTCAACAGCGCAATTTTCAAGCCTTTCACTTCAATAATAAGAGGATACAGAGAATCCCTCTGTGCTTGATTGGGATACACTCCCATTGATTTTACCTTCTTATTTACAGTAATATAAGAACGTTCAATCCCACGTTCCCCTCTATCTGCAATGTGATTGTTGGCCAATTGCATAACCTTGAACCCTGCATTAACAGCACCATCCAATAACGCATCAGGGCTTGAAAAACAAGGATAACCACTATATGGCTTTCCTGCTAAAGGAACTTCCAGATTAGCTACCGCAATGTCTGCTGATTTAATATAAGGCTCTATATAGGTATAACAAGGATTAAAATCATAAGTCTTTGTAGACTTATTATAAGCAGCCTCAATTTGAGGTACATGCCCCATAATATCTCCGGCGAATACCAAAATAATGGAATCGTTTTTGGTAGGTTCGCCATGTGTATTATCCTTTGTATCAGGAGCTTTATACGATAAAGAAACCCAAACGATGGATAATAGCATGAACAAGGATATGTACCAGCTTTTTTTCATATATGTTATGCTTCTAACGCTCCAATTATATCATAAATGGAAGAACACCCGTGTCTGTCAAGATATTCATTAATACCTTCAACTACTTTTACACTGATAGCCGGGTCTATAAAATTGGCTGTGCCTATTTGGATTGCTGTTGCACCGGCAAGGAAAAATTCAATCGCATCTGCTGTATTCATAATGCCTCCCAACCCTATTACAGGTATTTTAACAGCCTTTGCAACCTGCCATACCATACGTAATGCTACAGGCTTGACGCAAGGCCCGGACAAGCCTCCTGTTATCGTTGAAAGATAGGGCTTTCTGGTTTCCGCATCAATCGCCATACCTAATAATGTATTTATTAATGACACGGAATCAGCACCTTCCTCTTCGACTGCTTGAGCAATCGATGCAATATCAGTCACATTAGGAGATAATTTCACAATCAGAGTCTTGGAATAAGCTTTACGAACAGCCCGAACCACCTCTGCTGCACCAGCGCAACTAACACCGAAAGTCATTCCACCTTGCTTCACGTTCGGACACGATATGTTGAGCTCTATAGCGGGTATTTTATCCAGTTCATTAACTTTTTCAGCCGTAGCTACATAGTCTTCAATAGTAGAGCCGGAAACATTGACCATTATGTTAGTATCATAGTCTTTTATACGAGGATAAATAGATGAAATGAAATAGTCAACACCTTTATTTTGCAGACCTACAGCATTTAACATTCCTGATGGTGTCTCTGCCATACGGGGATAAGCATTCCCTTCTCTATGTCGAATGGTAGTGCCTTTTGTAAAAATACCCCCTATTCGATCTAAATCCATAAAATCAGTATACTCTTCGCCAAAACCAAATGTCCCGGAAGCGGTCGTTACCGGATTTTTGAACTCTAACTCCCCTATTCTTATCTTTAAATCTGCCATGATAATTCTTTTGTGTTAAATACCGGACCTTCAGAACAAACGCACTTATGACCACTTTGAGTCTGCGTTACACAACATAAGCAAGCTCCAAAGCCACATGCCATCTTATTCTCCAGCGAGGCCTCGCATTCGATATCATTATTCTGAGCAAATCGGGCAACAGCCTGCATCATAGGTGTTGGCCCACAGGTGTATATCTTATCAATATGTTCCTGTAATTTAGAGTGTTGTGTAACAAAACCCTTTTCACCAGCACTGCCATCTTCGGTAGTAATAAAAACTTCTCCAAATTGCTTAAAATCATCTATTTGCATCAAACCATCAGCAGATCTGGCACCTAGCAAGAACATAGGATTACAACCTTGTTGTTTTAATAGAGATCCCATATATAATAACGGAGCAATACCAACTCCACCTCCCACCAATAATAGACGCGATTGAGCACTTTGTGGCATTGTAAAAGAATTTCCTAATGGAAGAAGCATGTTTACTACATCTCCGGTCTTATATTCAGACATTTTCCGGGTTCCTTCGCCTACCTTCTGAACCAATAACCACAATTCGTTCTTCTGTTGATCGACGAAATTAACGGAAATAGGACGTCTAAGGAACACTCCGGGAGCATTATCTACCCGTACCTGAACAAACTGACCAGGTAACATCTCTGGAAGTTGCTCTTTATGTGTAAATTTCAATAAAAAATGGTTGCTTCCCAACGGTATATTCGCGGAAACAACCATATCTAGCGAGCATTTTTTCATATGTAATAATTTGACTGCAAAATTACGCAGTTATCTCTTAACTTACAAGAGATGTCAATAACTTCTACGACTTGTCCTGAAGCGAATTTGGGAGAAACTCTTCAAAAGTCATATCTGAGTAGTATACGGTTATCTTTTTAACAGTTTTCTCTTTCACTACAGTACATTTTTCCATCACTTTTTCTGATTCTTCCTGTTTCGCTTCTTTTTCCTGCACGTTTTTTTCAACAGTTTTTTGCTCATAAATAGCAGTATTACTGGATATTTCAGGCTTAATATCAAATAATGAACCCTGTCTAGAAGGCAATTCTTCGCGATACATTGCTCCCACCCCTAAAATAAGCCAATCTGGATTGATTGCAGGAAAGGCATTCAGAATTTTCTGAGCGACTTCTAAACTTGGTTTATTACGCCCATTCAAGATATGAGAGACAACCGATGGTTGCGTTCCAATCATAATTGCAAATCGAGTAGGAGATATTTGTTCCGTCTCCATCAATTTTGAAATGCGATCTTTCATAAGACAACAACATTAAGATTTACTACTAATAAAAGGGCTAAATGCGACATCTGATCTTTGATAATTGTAAAAACAAGCCTCTAATACTCGTTTTTGAACACTACAAATGTAAACAATAATATTCACAAATGCAATGCTATACAAATGTATAACGCTACCTTTTGTAAATACATTTGTAAATTACCCGAACAAAACAGAGTAAATATAAAACGACTAATAAATCAGCTGTTTAGGAAGGCATTAATTATATTTGAATATTAATTATATTGTTTATATAATTAGTCTTATATTGCTTATTATTATGATATTAGTGATATGAAAATGAACTTTATCAGTAACTTAAGCATTAAATAGGACAAATACTCCATTCTTATTAATTAAAAAATAGAGTAAATACATATAATATATTAGTATATAGTTTATTATAGTTCTTAAAATCATACTTGTTAATTGATTGTACATATCGTATTTTACAAATGGAAATACTCATTAAAATACCCAGATCAAGTATATCTTAATTCAGCTTGAATTGTTGCTTTACAATTGTATTGTGCATCTTTGTTTTCAAATGTAAAATACAAACGTGAAAATCAGCCATCAGTACATAAAAAATGAAGTCGCAAATTTTCTTGAAAATGATGAAAAATATTCTTCCATGACAGTTTTACTCATTTCGTTTAGATGGTCTAACTATTATGATTTCCCAATAACGCATCTATTATACTATATAACAATGTATTAGCTCTGTAATAAACACTTTTAAACCAATTGAGAGTGCAATATTTGCTCACTCATCAGGAATTTGTATTGTTTTATGCAACTCTGACGTAATTATGTCACATTCCAATTTGCATAGGAGATTATAAAACTCTACTTTTGCACTCTAAATTGATTTTATTGTGAGACGTACTAAAAAACCACTTCCCATTCTTGAAAATGTAACTATCTTGGATGTGGCCGCTGAAGGAAAAGCGATCGCCAAGAATAATGACATGGTCATCTTTGTCCCTTATGTTGCCCCCAGCGATATTGTGGATATTCAGTTAACCCGTAAAAAGAACAGCTACGCAGAAGGAAAAGCTGTAAAT contains these protein-coding regions:
- a CDS encoding helix-turn-helix domain-containing protein; translation: MKDRISKLMETEQISPTRFAIMIGTQPSVVSHILNGRNKPSLEVAQKILNAFPAINPDWLILGVGAMYREELPSRQGSLFDIKPEISSNTAIYEQKTVEKNVQEKEAKQEESEKVMEKCTVVKEKTVKKITVYYSDMTFEEFLPNSLQDKS
- a CDS encoding NADP-dependent malic enzyme, with amino-acid sequence MAKLTREDALNYHKQGKPGKIEVVPTKPYSTQTDLSLAYSPGVAEPCLEIEKDPDTAYDYTAKGNLVAVISNGTAVLGLGDIGALAGKPVMEGKGLLFKIFAGIDVFDIEVNEKDPEKFIQAVKAISPTFGGINLEDIKAPECFEIETRLKEELDIPIMHDDQHGTAIISAAGLLNALEIVGKKIEEVKIVVNGAGAAANSCARLYICLGAKRENIVMVDSKGVICDTRSNLTDQKKEFATSRTDLKTLADAVYGSDVFLGLSVADVLSKEMVRTMAKDPIVFALANPNPEISYADAMDSRGDILFATGRSDYPNQINNVLGFPYIFRGALDVRSRTINEEMKVAAVRAIAELAKKPVPDVVNAAYNLSKLSFGRSYIIPKPLDPRLLTTVAPAVAKAAIDSGVARIQIEDWEAYKDKLRELMGSDNKMLRHFVEMARQSPKRVVFSEANLLNVLKAAELAKAEGVCHPILLGNEERIEKMAAENNIDLAGIEIVNLRHDREEERRTRYASLLTEKCGRDGMTLPDALEKMFERNYFGMMMVETGDADAMITGSYTNFTESINAAKQVIGIREGVHNIAAMHILNTKKGTFFMADTLFNRHPNTDVLVDIAKLANDAVKFFNHQPVMAMISYSNFGIDKTGSPASVHNVVKRLHAECPDMIVDGEMQVNIALNKKLRDEKYSFNKLAGRDVNTLVFPNLSSANTASKLLLEMGLADMIGPIQMGLNKPIHILDVESSVRDIVNMTIVAVLDAIVEDQKRNNKVGDLV
- a CDS encoding DUF3109 family protein, giving the protein MLQIDDTIISLDLFDQCFCCDLKACKGICCVEGEEGAPVELDEIAQIEEILPLIWDQLTPDAQEVINEQGVAYIDREGDMAISIVHGAECVFATKGEDGIWSCLLEQLYNAGKTTFRKPISCHLYPIRTKKFPTFQAVNYHKWHICKDAVVDGRKKNLLLYQYLKEPLIRKFGKQWYDQLVVAAEHIVKQ
- a CDS encoding CapA family protein, with the protein product MKKSWYISLFMLLSIVWVSLSYKAPDTKDNTHGEPTKNDSIILVFAGDIMGHVPQIEAAYNKSTKTYDFNPCYTYIEPYIKSADIAVANLEVPLAGKPYSGYPCFSSPDALLDGAVNAGFKVMQLANNHIADRGERGIERSYITVNKKVKSMGVYPNQAQRDSLYPLIIEVKGLKIALLNCTFGTNGHVVSAPKIVNLIDTVQIRNDIQTARKRGAQFVVMTIHWGNEYELKSNSLQESLAGFMTKAGVDAIIGSHPHVVQNFEMLSRSDSSKIPVFYSLGNMISNQRWRNSNGGILARITILKNSCKIKKVDYLPFYVYKGTLNRKFQYYLIPTEKYRNGLLSVSLPARDDSMLVTFDQDTRNRLQNIQSFK
- a CDS encoding dihydrofolate reductase — translated: MPHISIIAAVASNNAIGKDNALLCHLPGDLQRFKQLTLHHTIIMGHKTFLSLPNGALPNRKNIVLSKTVHEIPNCIVMGSLEDALESCKNEDEVFIIGGGILYKQALPLADRLYLTHIHANLEGDTFFPMVDYSQWTEITREDLNSGEKCPHSYSFINYERSIIN
- a CDS encoding dihydroorotate dehydrogenase electron transfer subunit; amino-acid sequence: MKKCSLDMVVSANIPLGSNHFLLKFTHKEQLPEMLPGQFVQVRVDNAPGVFLRRPISVNFVDQQKNELWLLVQKVGEGTRKMSEYKTGDVVNMLLPLGNSFTMPQSAQSRLLLVGGGVGIAPLLYMGSLLKQQGCNPMFLLGARSADGLMQIDDFKQFGEVFITTEDGSAGEKGFVTQHSKLQEHIDKIYTCGPTPMMQAVARFAQNNDIECEASLENKMACGFGACLCCVTQTQSGHKCVCSEGPVFNTKELSWQI
- a CDS encoding dihydroorotate dehydrogenase; this encodes MADLKIRIGELEFKNPVTTASGTFGFGEEYTDFMDLDRIGGIFTKGTTIRHREGNAYPRMAETPSGMLNAVGLQNKGVDYFISSIYPRIKDYDTNIMVNVSGSTIEDYVATAEKVNELDKIPAIELNISCPNVKQGGMTFGVSCAGAAEVVRAVRKAYSKTLIVKLSPNVTDIASIAQAVEEEGADSVSLINTLLGMAIDAETRKPYLSTITGGLSGPCVKPVALRMVWQVAKAVKIPVIGLGGIMNTADAIEFFLAGATAIQIGTANFIDPAISVKVVEGINEYLDRHGCSSIYDIIGALEA